In the Arthrobacter sp. 31Y genome, one interval contains:
- a CDS encoding NAD-dependent epimerase/dehydratase family protein has product MSRIFVTGGSGRLGRSVVAGLAEAGHKVISVDRDAIPAEHLPAGAEQYTTDLLAPGEAERLIRETAPDAVIHLAAIAVPFSAPEDVIFSTNTRLAFAVVSAATEAGVPKIVTASSPTALGYGSPAGWLPPSFPLDEQTPPKPWNAYALSKLIAEQTVQMFASAQGNKIRYAAFRPCYVISPEEWEGALTQQGHTVRERLQDPALSAPALFNYVDARDVADFLDVLLEKMDSIPNGEVFFVGAKDALAAAPLAELFPRFLPGSGSLTANLTGTSPAFSIDKARELLGWEPKRTWRTELTPPFEGEDTASSEQAALNDETHAGLVPAGATKETP; this is encoded by the coding sequence ATGAGCAGGATTTTCGTCACCGGCGGTTCCGGTCGGTTGGGCCGCAGCGTGGTGGCAGGCCTCGCAGAGGCCGGCCACAAGGTGATCTCGGTTGACCGGGATGCCATCCCGGCAGAGCACTTGCCAGCCGGAGCCGAGCAATACACCACAGATCTGCTGGCGCCGGGGGAGGCGGAGCGGCTCATCCGGGAAACAGCGCCCGACGCCGTCATCCACCTCGCTGCTATTGCCGTACCTTTCAGCGCGCCTGAGGATGTCATTTTCAGCACGAACACCCGGCTCGCCTTTGCAGTGGTCAGTGCGGCCACCGAGGCTGGTGTACCGAAGATCGTGACGGCGTCCAGCCCCACCGCCCTGGGCTATGGCTCACCGGCCGGGTGGCTGCCGCCGTCGTTCCCTCTTGACGAGCAGACGCCGCCCAAGCCGTGGAACGCCTACGCGTTGTCCAAATTGATCGCCGAGCAGACCGTGCAGATGTTCGCTTCAGCGCAGGGCAACAAGATCAGGTACGCAGCGTTCCGTCCGTGCTACGTCATCTCCCCGGAAGAATGGGAAGGTGCGCTGACGCAGCAAGGGCACACGGTCCGGGAGCGTCTGCAGGATCCGGCACTTTCCGCGCCAGCGCTGTTCAACTACGTGGACGCGCGGGATGTTGCTGATTTCCTGGACGTGCTGCTGGAGAAGATGGATTCCATCCCCAACGGCGAGGTGTTCTTTGTTGGTGCGAAGGATGCTTTGGCTGCCGCACCATTGGCGGAATTGTTCCCGCGGTTCCTGCCCGGCAGCGGATCCCTCACCGCAAACCTGACCGGCACCAGCCCGGCGTTCTCCATCGACAAAGCCCGCGAACTTCTAGGCTGGGAACCGAAGCGCACCTGGCGTACCGAACTCACGCCGCCATTCGAGGGCGAAGACACAGCATCAAGCGAACAAGCAGCACTCAATGACGAGACCCACGCCGGCCTGGTCCCGGCGGGAGCAACCAAGGAGACACCATGA
- a CDS encoding Gfo/Idh/MocA family protein — MVNVDSAETQTESAETTIQPQASQRTRIALIGTGGRSEMYIRAIYGQHADVAELIALSDVNQGRVDFYQDLIKELGGTEPVASFAPGELTSFIQSNGIERVIVTTPDYTHADYIVEALEAGADVVVEKPLTIDVDGCRRITEAVAKTGKNVVVTFNYRYSPRNSALKEVIQNGVIGKVTSIDFSWVLDTVHGADYFRRWHREKKNSGGLLIHKASHHFDLVNWWINDVPERVFASGGLRFYGDKNAAERGLGVRPERGTVDGLEHDPFRLDMREDERLKALYYDNEKFDGYIRDQDVFTEGITIEDNLALVVDYQGGPTLSYSLNAHSPWEGYRVTVNGTEGRAELEVVERAAVESSTDKKTVVDPSATPIEEEDAVRRNGERLVVQRHWEAAYEVPIINGEGGHGGGDNLLLSDLFNGPGVDPLGRPSGYIDGLRSVSVGIAGNKSLDTDLPVRISELGLGADLSRGQA; from the coding sequence TTGGTCAACGTCGACTCAGCCGAGACCCAGACCGAATCTGCCGAAACGACCATCCAGCCCCAAGCCTCCCAGCGCACCCGCATAGCACTGATCGGAACCGGCGGCCGCTCGGAAATGTACATCCGGGCCATCTACGGGCAGCACGCTGACGTCGCGGAACTCATTGCGCTTTCGGACGTCAATCAGGGCCGGGTGGATTTCTACCAGGACCTGATCAAGGAACTCGGCGGAACGGAGCCGGTGGCTTCCTTCGCGCCCGGCGAGCTCACCAGCTTCATCCAGTCCAATGGCATCGAGCGAGTCATCGTCACGACGCCCGACTACACCCACGCGGACTACATCGTTGAGGCACTCGAGGCGGGTGCCGACGTCGTGGTTGAAAAGCCGCTGACCATCGACGTTGACGGTTGCCGCCGTATCACCGAAGCCGTGGCGAAGACCGGCAAGAACGTGGTGGTCACGTTCAACTATCGCTACTCGCCGCGCAACAGCGCGCTCAAGGAAGTCATCCAGAACGGCGTGATTGGCAAGGTCACGTCGATCGACTTCAGCTGGGTGCTGGATACCGTTCACGGTGCTGACTATTTCCGCCGCTGGCACCGCGAAAAGAAGAACTCCGGCGGCCTGCTCATCCACAAGGCATCGCACCACTTCGACCTGGTCAACTGGTGGATCAATGATGTTCCGGAGCGGGTGTTTGCCTCCGGTGGCCTGCGCTTCTACGGCGACAAGAATGCTGCCGAGCGCGGCCTTGGCGTACGCCCGGAACGCGGAACCGTTGACGGCCTGGAGCACGATCCGTTCCGGCTGGACATGCGCGAGGACGAGCGCCTCAAGGCCCTGTACTACGACAACGAAAAGTTTGACGGCTACATCCGTGACCAGGACGTTTTCACCGAGGGCATCACCATCGAGGACAACCTCGCCCTGGTGGTGGACTACCAAGGCGGGCCCACGCTGAGCTACTCCCTGAACGCCCACAGCCCGTGGGAAGGCTACCGCGTCACCGTCAACGGCACCGAAGGCCGTGCTGAACTCGAAGTGGTGGAACGTGCCGCCGTCGAATCCAGCACCGATAAGAAGACCGTGGTGGACCCGAGCGCGACGCCGATCGAGGAGGAAGACGCAGTGCGCCGCAACGGCGAACGCCTGGTGGTCCAGCGCCACTGGGAAGCTGCCTACGAAGTCCCCATTATCAACGGCGAAGGTGGCCATGGTGGCGGCGACAACCTGCTCCTTTCGGACCTCTTCAACGGCCCGGGCGTTGATCCGTTGGGCCGTCCATCCGGCTACATTGACGGCCTCCGCTCGGTGTCCGTGGGCATCGCCGGCAACAAGTCCCTGGACACCGATCTTCCCGTCCGCATCAGTGAACTTGGCCTCGGCGCTGATCTCAGCCGCGGCCAGGCCTGA
- a CDS encoding LacI family DNA-binding transcriptional regulator — translation MARRNTNRRVGIADVAEKAGVSHATVSRVMNGNAAVDPGIAARVRAAAVELKYQPNPVGRSLALGKTDTIGIVVPDLANPTFQAILRGLSIAAAQDGYRVLIADSSEVTSEESILAGEARRRCDGVVLCAPRMSDAELEELAPTLHPLVLINRTTIATNTPSLSVDYGQGIQELAQHLVTLGHRRLVFLSGPEHSASNRQRLVGLDQFRAEHPEIELQMLHGGSNFDSGHESTEAIISSGATGILAFNDLVAMGLLSGLHERGVRVPEDISVTGFDDIPFAKYTTPPLTTAAVPINELGSLAWRRMREQIQQPGETATQAQDEFSPRVEIRKSTAAPALKPA, via the coding sequence ATGGCACGCAGGAACACCAACAGGCGCGTCGGCATTGCCGATGTCGCAGAGAAGGCGGGCGTCTCGCACGCCACCGTTTCACGCGTCATGAACGGTAATGCCGCTGTGGACCCCGGCATTGCGGCCCGGGTTCGAGCCGCCGCCGTTGAATTGAAGTACCAGCCCAATCCGGTGGGACGCAGCCTCGCCCTCGGCAAGACAGACACCATCGGGATCGTGGTTCCAGACCTCGCAAACCCAACGTTCCAAGCAATCCTCCGTGGACTCAGCATCGCTGCCGCCCAGGACGGGTACCGCGTCCTCATCGCGGATTCCTCGGAGGTCACCAGCGAGGAATCCATCCTTGCGGGCGAGGCACGACGCCGCTGCGATGGCGTGGTGCTCTGCGCTCCCCGCATGAGCGATGCCGAACTGGAGGAGCTGGCACCCACGTTGCATCCGCTGGTGCTGATCAACCGCACCACCATTGCCACCAATACTCCGAGCCTGAGCGTGGACTACGGGCAGGGCATCCAGGAACTGGCCCAGCACCTGGTGACTTTGGGTCACCGCCGCCTGGTGTTCCTCTCCGGCCCGGAGCACAGCGCTTCCAACCGCCAGCGACTAGTGGGCTTGGATCAATTCCGGGCCGAACACCCGGAGATCGAGCTGCAAATGCTCCACGGCGGCTCCAACTTCGACTCCGGCCACGAATCCACCGAGGCCATCATTTCCAGTGGCGCCACCGGAATCCTGGCATTCAACGACCTCGTGGCCATGGGACTGCTCAGCGGCCTGCACGAGCGCGGCGTGCGCGTTCCGGAGGACATTTCCGTGACCGGCTTCGACGACATCCCGTTCGCCAAATACACAACCCCTCCATTGACCACGGCGGCTGTGCCGATCAACGAGCTCGGAAGCTTGGCCTGGCGGAGGATGCGGGAACAAATTCAACAGCCCGGCGAAACAGCCACCCAGGCGCAGGACGAATTCTCGCCCAGGGTGGAGATCCGCAAGAGCACGGCTGCCCCCGCCCTCAAGCCCGCGTAG
- a CDS encoding FadR/GntR family transcriptional regulator — protein MRTHELVLQWIEKQLSDGDLALGGRLPGERAMAEQLQVSRTSVREAVRILEAMGVVRAGVGSGKDAGTVVIAEPGSALGSTLRLHVATRHLPVADIVETRVLLESWAAERAKVGVPELEEAAVLLDQMDAAPDIDTFLALDARFHVALAQAAGNSVVSAMMASLRGAIENYAGDLTGNLPDWDATCARLRAEHRAILTAVNDHDGGKAAELVAAHIQGFYTEAGVGSDHSPN, from the coding sequence ATGCGTACCCACGAGTTGGTCCTGCAATGGATCGAGAAGCAGTTGTCTGACGGAGACCTCGCCCTGGGTGGCCGGCTGCCGGGTGAGCGAGCCATGGCCGAGCAGTTGCAGGTTTCCCGGACCTCCGTGCGTGAAGCCGTCAGGATCCTTGAGGCGATGGGCGTGGTCCGTGCCGGCGTGGGTTCGGGGAAGGATGCCGGGACGGTGGTCATCGCCGAGCCAGGGTCTGCGCTGGGTTCAACCCTCCGGCTCCATGTGGCCACCCGTCATCTTCCGGTGGCGGACATTGTGGAGACCCGCGTCCTGCTTGAATCCTGGGCGGCGGAACGGGCCAAGGTGGGCGTGCCCGAGCTGGAGGAAGCTGCTGTGCTCCTGGATCAGATGGATGCGGCGCCTGACATCGACACTTTCCTGGCCCTTGATGCCCGGTTCCATGTGGCCCTCGCGCAGGCCGCAGGAAACTCGGTGGTCAGCGCCATGATGGCCTCACTCAGGGGCGCAATCGAGAACTACGCGGGCGATTTGACGGGGAATCTGCCCGATTGGGACGCGACGTGCGCCAGGCTTCGGGCTGAACATCGCGCCATTCTCACCGCCGTGAACGACCACGACGGCGGCAAAGCGGCTGAGCTTGTGGCCGCCCACATCCAGGGCTTCTACACGGAAGCCGGAGTGGGCTCGGATCACTCGCCAAACTAA